A genome region from Clupea harengus chromosome 7, Ch_v2.0.2, whole genome shotgun sequence includes the following:
- the LOC105889910 gene encoding solute carrier family 2, facilitated glucose transporter member 11-like isoform X2 has protein sequence MSTSEESPGVQKIPSKSLLFAVWAACIGGTFQYGYNISVVNAPTKAVQSFINETWMERYNAGISEQMLTLLWSTIVSIFTIGGFVGSSVGGTLAIKCGRKGALLINNVFAILAALLMGVSRPVGLYELLIVGRFLTGVNAGISLCVQPLYLGEIAPRALRGAMAMGTSIFITGGIFTGQVVGLNELLGGDWAILLSTTCIPAVVQLLVLPWFPESPRYLLIDKGDERACDEALKQLHGADKYHGEKADIEKERLDAVGVKPKKPWELFSDRSLRRQLVTIILINIFQQLNGINAIYFYADYVFTEAGIPAARIPYVTLGTGACECMTALTCGMLIESLGRRALIIGGYSLMAFWCTCFTLTLTFQKASPWVPYLSVICVFAFILSFGLGPGGVTNILAAELFTQAGRPAAYMIGGSVNWLSFFLIGMAFPFIVSGLKQYCFLVFLVICVMVATYIFLVVPETKNKTFLEIHAEFQSMGKKRRNKVDGTDGPSQTLLSTSL, from the exons ATGAGTACCAGTGAAGAGTCTCCGGGTGTGCAGAAG attcCTAGCAAATCACTGCTATTTGCTGTTTGGGCAGCTTGCATCGGAGGGACGTTTCAGTACGGATACAATATATCTGTTGTAAATGCTCCCACAAAG GCTGTGCAGTCGTTCATAAATGAAACATGGATGGAGAGGTACAACGCTGGCATATCAGAGCAAATGCTCACTCTCTTGTGGTCCACCATTGTGTCTATTTTTACAATCGGAGGGTTTGTTGGTTCATCTGTTGGCGGAACATTGGCAATTAAGTGTGGGAG AAAAGGGGCACTGTTGATCAACAACGTCTTTGCTATCCTTGCAGCGCTTCTCATGGGTGTAAGCAGGCCTGTTGGTTTGTATGAACTGCTCATTGTTGGGCGCTTCCTAACAGGCGTAAATGCAG GCATTAGTTTATGTGTGCAGCCCCTCTACCTTGGTGAGATTGCCCCTCGGGCACTGCGTGGCGCTATGGCCATGGGCACATCCATATTCATCACAGGGGGCATTTTCACTGGACAGGTGGTTGGACTAAA TGAGTTGTTGGGTGGAGACTGGGCCATCTTGTTATCCACCACCTGCATCCCAGCGGTAGTGCAGCTCCTCGTTCTGCCTTGGTTTCCAGAAAGCCCCCGCTACCTACTGATTGACAAAGGGGACGAGCGTGCGTGTGACGAGG cactgaaacagcttcaTGGTGCAGATAAATACCACGGGGAGAAGGCAGacatagagaaggagagacttgATGCTGTTGGAGTCAAACCTAAGAAACCCTGGGAACTGTTCTCGGACCGGAGCCTCCGACGGCAGCTTGTCACCATCATTCTGATTAACATTTTTCAGCAGCTCAATGGAATCAATGCT ATCTATTTCTATGCAGATTATGTCTTCACTGAGGCAGGAATCCCAGCAGCTAGGATACCATATGTAACACTGGGTACCGGGGCCTGTGAGTGTATGACTGCCCTAACCTGC GGCATGCTGATTGAATCACTGGGGAGGAGAGCACTCATCATTGGAGGATACTCCCTCATGGCTTTCTGGTGCACCTGCTTCACACTGACGCTCACCTTCCAA AAGGCCAGCCCATGGGTGCCGTATCTCAGTGTGATCTGTGTCTTCGCTTTCATCCTCAGCTTTGGCTTGGGACCAG GTGGTGTCACAAACATATTGGCTGCTGAACTGTTCACGCAAGCTGGGCGTCCTGCTGCCTACATGATCGGAGGGTCTGTTAATTGGCTGAGCTTTTTCCTGATTGGCATGGCATTCCCATTCATTGTA agTGGGCTCAAGCAATACTGCTTCCTGGTGTTCTTGGTCATCTGTGTTATGGTGGCCACATATATATTCCTTGTAGTTCCAGAAACCAAGAACAAAACTTTTCTGGAGATTCATGCAGAGTTTCAGTCTATGGGTAAGAAGAGGCGGAACAAAGTGGATGGCACAGATGGGCCAAGTCAAACGCTGTTATCAACTTCTCTGTGA
- the LOC105889910 gene encoding solute carrier family 2, facilitated glucose transporter member 11-like isoform X1 has product MSRENGNITESLPLLKDRHEQIKIPSKSLLFAVWAACIGGTFQYGYNISVVNAPTKAVQSFINETWMERYNAGISEQMLTLLWSTIVSIFTIGGFVGSSVGGTLAIKCGRKGALLINNVFAILAALLMGVSRPVGLYELLIVGRFLTGVNAGISLCVQPLYLGEIAPRALRGAMAMGTSIFITGGIFTGQVVGLNELLGGDWAILLSTTCIPAVVQLLVLPWFPESPRYLLIDKGDERACDEALKQLHGADKYHGEKADIEKERLDAVGVKPKKPWELFSDRSLRRQLVTIILINIFQQLNGINAIYFYADYVFTEAGIPAARIPYVTLGTGACECMTALTCGMLIESLGRRALIIGGYSLMAFWCTCFTLTLTFQKASPWVPYLSVICVFAFILSFGLGPGGVTNILAAELFTQAGRPAAYMIGGSVNWLSFFLIGMAFPFIVSGLKQYCFLVFLVICVMVATYIFLVVPETKNKTFLEIHAEFQSMGKKRRNKVDGTDGPSQTLLSTSL; this is encoded by the exons ATGTCAAGAGAAAATGGAAATATCACGGAGTCGCTCCCTTTGCTCAAAGACAGACATGAGCAAATTAAG attcCTAGCAAATCACTGCTATTTGCTGTTTGGGCAGCTTGCATCGGAGGGACGTTTCAGTACGGATACAATATATCTGTTGTAAATGCTCCCACAAAG GCTGTGCAGTCGTTCATAAATGAAACATGGATGGAGAGGTACAACGCTGGCATATCAGAGCAAATGCTCACTCTCTTGTGGTCCACCATTGTGTCTATTTTTACAATCGGAGGGTTTGTTGGTTCATCTGTTGGCGGAACATTGGCAATTAAGTGTGGGAG AAAAGGGGCACTGTTGATCAACAACGTCTTTGCTATCCTTGCAGCGCTTCTCATGGGTGTAAGCAGGCCTGTTGGTTTGTATGAACTGCTCATTGTTGGGCGCTTCCTAACAGGCGTAAATGCAG GCATTAGTTTATGTGTGCAGCCCCTCTACCTTGGTGAGATTGCCCCTCGGGCACTGCGTGGCGCTATGGCCATGGGCACATCCATATTCATCACAGGGGGCATTTTCACTGGACAGGTGGTTGGACTAAA TGAGTTGTTGGGTGGAGACTGGGCCATCTTGTTATCCACCACCTGCATCCCAGCGGTAGTGCAGCTCCTCGTTCTGCCTTGGTTTCCAGAAAGCCCCCGCTACCTACTGATTGACAAAGGGGACGAGCGTGCGTGTGACGAGG cactgaaacagcttcaTGGTGCAGATAAATACCACGGGGAGAAGGCAGacatagagaaggagagacttgATGCTGTTGGAGTCAAACCTAAGAAACCCTGGGAACTGTTCTCGGACCGGAGCCTCCGACGGCAGCTTGTCACCATCATTCTGATTAACATTTTTCAGCAGCTCAATGGAATCAATGCT ATCTATTTCTATGCAGATTATGTCTTCACTGAGGCAGGAATCCCAGCAGCTAGGATACCATATGTAACACTGGGTACCGGGGCCTGTGAGTGTATGACTGCCCTAACCTGC GGCATGCTGATTGAATCACTGGGGAGGAGAGCACTCATCATTGGAGGATACTCCCTCATGGCTTTCTGGTGCACCTGCTTCACACTGACGCTCACCTTCCAA AAGGCCAGCCCATGGGTGCCGTATCTCAGTGTGATCTGTGTCTTCGCTTTCATCCTCAGCTTTGGCTTGGGACCAG GTGGTGTCACAAACATATTGGCTGCTGAACTGTTCACGCAAGCTGGGCGTCCTGCTGCCTACATGATCGGAGGGTCTGTTAATTGGCTGAGCTTTTTCCTGATTGGCATGGCATTCCCATTCATTGTA agTGGGCTCAAGCAATACTGCTTCCTGGTGTTCTTGGTCATCTGTGTTATGGTGGCCACATATATATTCCTTGTAGTTCCAGAAACCAAGAACAAAACTTTTCTGGAGATTCATGCAGAGTTTCAGTCTATGGGTAAGAAGAGGCGGAACAAAGTGGATGGCACAGATGGGCCAAGTCAAACGCTGTTATCAACTTCTCTGTGA
- the gstt2 gene encoding glutathione S-transferase theta-2 yields MATRKAVEVYLDLLSQPCRAVQIFLRCTTIPHTVKPVALRKGENKTSEFTKLNPMQKVPVMVDNGFVLTESDAILKYLATNYDVPEHWYPRHPERRAKVNEYTAWHQTNTRPHAAKVFILEVLMPRMTGQPAEPTRVQKALVELSGTLDKLEDMFLKRQPFLCGDDISLADLLAVCEIMQPLGGGRDILQDRPKLLSWKSRVQSALTDSFDEGHAVLYRLRDKSKAKL; encoded by the exons ATGGCTACCAGAAAAGCGGTTGAAGTGTATCTTGATTTGCTGTCACAGCCATGTAGAGCGGTGCAAATATTTCTTCGGTGCACAACAATACCACACACGGTGAAACCTGTTGCACTACGAAAAG gAGAAAACAAGACCTCTGAGTTTACAAAACTGAATCCAATGCAAAAGGTACCCGTCATGGTTGATAATGGCTTTGTTCTGACAGAAAG TGACGCCATTCTGAAATATCTTGCTACCAACTATGATGTCCCTGAGCACTGGTACCCACGTCACCCAGAGAGGAGGGCGAAGGTCAATGAGTACACTGCTTGGCACCAAACCAACACCCGTCCACATGCAGCTAAAGTTTTCATTCTAGAG GTGCTGATGCCTCGTATGACAGGGCAGCCTGCGGAGCCCACAAGGGTGCAGAAGGCTTTGGTGGAGCTGAGTGGCACTCTGGACAAGCTGGAGGACATGTTCCTGAAGAGACAACCCTTCCTGTGTGGAGATGACATCAGTCTGGCTGACCTGTTGGCAGTCTGTGAAATCATGCAG CCCCTGGGTGGTGGCAGAGACATCCTGCAGGATCGACCCAAGCTGTTGAGCTGGAAGAGCAGAGTCCAGTCAGCCCTGACAGACTCTTTCGACGAGGGGCACGCGGTCCTGTACCGCCTGCGGGACAAGTCAAAAGCCAAATTATGA